In Scylla paramamosain isolate STU-SP2022 chromosome 16, ASM3559412v1, whole genome shotgun sequence, the genomic window gggagagagaccgTGGCAATGTGTGTCCAGGCCTGAGCCAATTGAGTAAGTGTTGcatcatcatccttttcttGTAGAGTTTTCAGTTCTTTTCGGGCAGCATCTGGTCGTTCCATCTTTAGGTAGGTTTGTACCATCAGAGCACGGCTGGAAGAACAGGACTTATGTGAACTTAtgataaaaatacaaagaaaacagaacatAGAAGATAGTGAAACTATAGCATTAAATTGAAAAATTACAGCATCTAGTGACACACACTTCTTGTTAATTGAACATTGGATAAAAATGACTACAAGGTCAGGAAACATAATAGTTCTGGAATAACCAGAAAAATAACCAAAAAGCCTACCACTCCAGGGCATCTGATTGGTTGAGGACTCTGAGTGCCCCCTCATAATTTTCCTCATGACAGTAGATGGTCGctgccaccaccagcagggCAGTGTTGGACAGATCAACATTTCCGCTCAGCTGTGCCTCTAACTCATTCACCACTGTCGGTCTGAATAAAGTGATTTGTGAGAAATATCAAATTATGATGCAGTCTGTATTCAGTAAAGTTATCTACTGTAcacaaaaatatatgcaaactAATCTGACAGCTTCTGCTACAAGAAATTGTGatacaaaaggagaaaaaaaaaaagttctaatCTGGTTGGTAAATGTACATCAGACCACTGCAATTGTAAATATTTTCACCTTTTGTCACTTTGTCTTAAGATGAGCCTTACAAAAGATGAGACTGATCAAAATTCTGACAAAAATACCTGTCTATAGATACAATTTTTAATCTGCAGATGAATAAATTCCCCACCACCTGATTCTTATATTAAAAGAtcttttcccatttatttttttcattttactaacAAACTTTATTTACCATTCTATCTTTACCTATTCTGTAGTCATTCACACCAACTGCCTGTTTCTTATCATTCACTTCTTAAATCACCACAAATACATGCTCTTTATTTGCTATCACTTCACACACTTCTTTAATACTGTGTCCTTCCCTGTTCATAAACCTTTTAATTGCTATCACTTCACACACTCCCCTAATACTATGTCCTTCCCTGTTCATAAACCTTTTAATTGCTATCACTTCACACTCCCCTAATAGTGTGTCCTTCCCTGCTCATAAACCTATCACATTTAAGGAAGAATATCTGTGTTATACAGTCTTAACAAGTCTACTTTACTTACCATCCATATTTCACAACTACATGTTATTACAGCAAACAAAATATTGTTTGGAGATTCTTCATGATATCCTTATTTACTCTTACATGCACTCATCAGCAACACAGACCTTCCATCAGGAGACTGGAGGTAGCGTGCTAGGAGTCTAAGGGCCTGCAGAGGTACTGGACTTGAGGGTTTGATCTCACTGAGGACAACACCATATTTGCGTTGACCAATCAATGCACGGTACAAGAAGATATCTCGCTCTTGGCGTATTTCTGGTGTGCTGGGCTGTGGGATTATACACCTTGTGAAAAATCGTTGCGCAGTGCAAGTCTAAAAGATATataggatttattttttaattactgTATTCCCAAGAATATTCAAAGCATTGCAGCAATCATCTGTTAACTACAGGTTTTCTAAGTTTAAAATTTGTTTATACTATACAGTTATATGTATGCATATAACATGTAAAACAAAGTAGCACATTAGGTGAGATGATCCTAAACTTTTAGTAAGAAGAGATTAAACAGAGATTAGGTAatctttgtttaatttctccactttttcaagagagagagagagagagagagagagagagagagagagagagagagagagagagagagagagagagagactgttcagCTCATAGGATCACTGAAGCAAGCCTGGTTTTAACATGGGGTGAACCAAGTCCCTATGAGCTATTAAGGAATTATTTCCCAGGCTGTTTGGTACTCTGCTAGATGTATTCATCACTATGCCATTTGTACACATTGCCACTCACTGCTCAGTAAAAATTTCCCATAATCACCcacaattatttatttaaacaTTCATTTATACAATAGCCTCTCAAATAGTTTTGTAGactaagagagaaaattaaccttattctctctttatttgtgTCCACGCAAGCATTTCTTTAGTGCTCTAAATGTAAACAGTATGCCCACTGCTGTAAAAGTCAAACATTAAGCAAGACTGACCATTACGTGATATGTAAGAGGTAGAAAGGGGATTGTGGAAATAACCCTAGCCTACTAATTATCAGACACTGCTTATTTCCTGAAAAAAAGTATGACGCTTTTCTATATCGTGATATACACAATGAAGGCATCggcagtgaaattaatgaaattaaTCAATCTACACATAACCTTTGGATGAAAACGCTAAAGTTACTTATATATTATTCGGTTGAACTTCTGcctaaagatggaaaaaaaaaaagcaagaacacTACCATATTAAAATAGTGCCAAACTACACCACCTCCCACCCGGCTCATCCAGACAGCTtacactccccttccctcctgtccacctccactcctcccatGCATGCTCTCCAGTACCTGTAACTTCTGGGCCTCATTTATACAGTGTTGGTAGTTCCCGATGTAGAAGGAGTTTTTCACTTCAAATAATTCATCCACGTCTTGGTTTGCCATCGTGTCTGTCCGATTGCCTGTCCCCCTCAGGAATGCCAACTTCATGCACTTGTTAAGTGGTGTTAAGTATTCGTTTAACTCATCCAACGGAGTATGACAACGGTTGattgggtattttttttatttttttagttttacaaGATGGTGGATCTTTAGTATACGGAGCGTGATATTTCATAACACAGAGTTTGTTAACTTTTATGATGTAGTGTTGGTCATCTTGTTTGTTGacgtgtaggagagagagagagagagagagagagagagagagagagagagttttgtttgatataattttctgaatatttttttacgtaTCAGCATGATCGTTAGTGAATTCTTGGAAAACTACATCCACTAATTTACAATGGAATGAACATATTAGGTATCTCAAGGATGCTGTTTGACGATACAATACCtatatcatcattaccatcattattataagtCATACGTCAAACCCATATTATAATTTATTATCACCCCATGGTTGTTGCCCCCCACGCGTGGCCACTAAGGAGCTTTAATATACCATTATACTTCCATGGTGGCCATGAATTCATGAGGTGAAGCCGGCGCCATGCGGTTCTAAGCGAGGAATCAAACACTCATTCTCCGTCATGGCCAGTGGCGGGAGAGAGGATGTTCAAGATCTCCTGGAAAAGTTGCACCATTATTCATCTGGGAATGAGCTGAGGAATGCAAGAAGCGCCAGAGACATAGTAGTGGACATATCAGAACACCTGGCTAAAGATTTATCACCTGTCCAGTACGGTAAGGTGTTATATTTGCAATTTGTGAATGGTGTCCTGAGCAACCATTGTTCGGGTGGTCAGTGCATGTCTTGACTCCCGATTACCTGCCTAGAATCGCGTGACACAATAGCAGAGGGAAAGAAGTAACTTTCTGAGGATAGGATTGATAATGAATGCAAGCGTGCTAGTCAccaaataataaaaactataaCTAATAATACCGTGAGAAAGGACTGCGTGTGGCCATTACTGTGCTGAACATTGAATTTACTGTTGGCGTTGGCAAAGTCACTGCAGTTACATAGAGAAAAGTGACGGGCACAGATTGCAGAGCTGTATTAAAGACATCAACTCCAGTGTGACTTACCAGATGGTGATACTCGTGTGCTTGGTGGGTCCCGCAGGGTTATCGGTGCTTTGCCTTAAGAGGATAGTCTTGCAAGTAAAAAGTTAGATTTTATACATTTAGTTCCAAAGTAAATATTGACcaagaattagaggaaaaataGTTTTTTGGACTTGTTTTGTAGTCAGCAGAGGCAGGACCCCACATTTTCAAGGTCTCATGGCATTCAGTCACTGATTAAGTGTCAGTTTGCCACTTAAGATCTGTGACTTCAGATTCATCTGCAGTGCACTAATGCCACTGGCGATTAATTAAGTGAAGAGTatctaaacatttttttttttttttaaggaacaaCAAAGGGAAGATGTGTGTATACCAATGATTTTGGGATTATTTGAGATAAATGAACAAGGGTCTTTCAGAGGCCAAGAGGAGAAACGGATGCAGTAGGACAGGGGTGAGGGCATATCATTACTTTCCTATTTTACTTTAGTAGTcttaataaaaaacaacaatgtgTACATtcctgcttatatatatatatatatatatatatatatatatatatatatatatatatatatatatatatatatatatatatatatatatatatatatatatatatatatatatatttatttatttatttatttatttatgcttttgtaattgattcttttctttcagactTGTTCCTGAGTCATGTAtttggagagaaaggaattattGCATTTGGCACCAGAGTCACAAAGGAACAAGCATTTGTAGATGTCAGGAACAGCACCCTTGATTTGATCATCACACTCCtcaagaaagacacaaaaaagatTATAAAATATGTGGGTGATATCACAGTAAGTATGGTTTGTGCCCAAGCAGTGAAGGATATACTGCATGTTCTTTGTATTG contains:
- the LOC135107914 gene encoding coatomer subunit epsilon-like → MKLAFLRGTGNRTDTMANQDVDELFEVKNSFYIGNYQHCINEAQKLQPSTPEIRQERDIFLYRALIGQRKYGVVLSEIKPSSPVPLQALRLLARYLQSPDGRPTVVNELEAQLSGNVDLSNTALLVVAATIYCHEENYEGALRVLNQSDALECRALMVQTYLKMERPDAARKELKTLQEKDDDATLTQLAQAWTHIATGGEKLQDAYYIFQELMDKNASTPVLLNGQAVCFLGQAKYEEAEGALQEALDKDPNNPDTLINLMVLAHHTSKPPEVASRYLAQLRDDHKTHKFVEDIKIKEEEFNRLVKQYAA